One Algoriphagus sp. Y33 genomic window, ACCTTTTTCAGGTAGTCTTGGTTGCTAAGGCAGATTATTTGTATGACTTTTAATCAATCTTTTAACCTTAAAATTTAAACAAAATGGCTTTCGAACTTCCATCTTTACCTTACGCCACTACGGCTTTGGAACCGCACATTGATGCAAAAACCATGGAAATCCACCATGGTAAGCACCACAATGGATATGTAACTAATCTAAACAATGCGATCGCCGGAACTGACCTGGAGAGCAAATCGTTGGAGGAATTGCTTCAAGTAGCTGGGTCAAATACAGCGGTAAGAAATAATGGCGGTGGTCATTATAACCACAGCCTATTCTGGAAAATCATGTCACCGACAGGTGGAGGAGCACCGACTGGCGATTTGTCAAATGCCATCAATGCCAAGTTTGGCAATTTTGATGCATTCAAAGAAGTATTTAATAAAGCAGCAGCTACCAGGTTCGGTTCTGGCTGGGCATGGTTGATTTTGACTGCTGCTGGTACACTCGAGGTAGTATCCACCGCAAATCAGGACAATCCTCTTATGGATGTGGCTGAGATCAAAGGAACTCCAATCATCGGATTGGATGTATGGGAACATGCTTATTACCTGAATTATCAGAATTTGCGCCCGAGTTACATTGCAGCATTTTGGAATGTGATCAATTGGGATCAGGCAAATACAAACTATAGTGAAGCTTTGAAAAAATAAGCGTTGCAAGAATATTGATTAGATCCCCGAGCAGTGTGTTCGGGGATTTTTTTATGTCCAAAGCTGAAATTTGACTGTACGATTTCGATACACTCTTTTTTTATTGGTTTCTCGAAAGTAGCTTTTGGAGCTAATTTGGAACGATTTCCAGCCTTGGCATTTGTTTTTCAATAGGTGGCACAGAACGACACACAAAGGACTATTGAAATGAAAACTACCTACTTGCTTTTTTTAACATTTTTGACCTATCTATTGGGAGTAAGCACGCTTGCAGCCAAAGATGTCAGTCGAATTTTCGGTAAAATCACCGATCAAAATGAACAACCGGTGCCTTATGCAAATGTGGCATTGATTGACACCAACAGCGGAAATCTTGTGGATGGGGCTGTCTCTGATGAAAATGGAAATTTTCTGATAGAATCAACGAAGACAGCCAAGGTAAAACTTGTGATTTCATCAATTGGTTTTTCTCAGTTTGAATCCGAAGCTTTTCAACTTGCATCTGGTTTGATTAAAGATTTTGGGGCAATATCAATTGAAGATGAAATGACAGGATTGGATGAGGTCACAGTGAAATCATCTCGTCCGGAGATCATCATTGAGCCTGATAAAACGACCATCAACGTAGAAGGTACCGTAATGGCTGAAGGGTCAAGTGCTTTGGACGTGATCGGTAGGTCTCCGGGAATCTATGTGGATCAGGATGGGATCATCAATCTGAATGGACGGACAGGTGCCACAGTCATGATCAATGATCGGTTGACTTACATGAGTGCCACAGATCTGGCAAACTTCCTTCGCGCTATGCCAGCAGAAAATATCAAGAGTATAGAGGTGATCAATAATCCTTCTGCACGATTTGATGCGGAAGGGTCTGCCGGGGTAATTAATATCAAGTTGAAGAAAAATACGGTAGATGGGATGTTTGGGAACATTCAGGTGGGATCCTTGTACAATGGTCAATGGCTACCGACTTCAGGAGTTTCATTGAATGTGAAAAAAGGAAAGTGGAGTACCAATGCCAATTTGAATTATAACCACTGGGGAAATTTCAATGACTTGGAGATAAACCGAAATTTCACTTTACCTGAGGGAGTATCGAATTTCTTCCAAGATTCGAGAATAACGACTAGAAACAAGAACTTGTTCTTTAACGGTGCGACGAATTACGAAATCAATGAAAATCAAAATCTTGCGCTGAATGTGCAGATTTCCGGTTCAAACGACAGCAATAAAAGCAATTCTATGACTACTATCAATACTCCGGGAGTCGCAGATGTCAGCTATTTGGACTCGAGAAATAATTCGGATGGGAATGGTGATAGGATTTTTGCCAACCTTCATTACGATGCAAAACTTGATACCTTAGGTACTAAGGTCAGTGCTGATGTGGATTTTACCAAGATGAATTCAGATAGTGAGTCCATGCTTACCAATATGCAGTGGACTGGTGAAGAGATGAACAATACCTTTGATTATAATATCTTGACGCTTAATGATATGTATTACACTATTTTTACGGCTAAAACTGATTTTGTAAAACCCGTGGGTAAAGGCAACACTATTGAAGCCGGGCTAAAAGGAAGCTGGGTAAAATCCGACAACAACCTTTATCTGAGCAGGTCTGAAGAGGATGGGCCTTTTGTGCCGGATCCGAGCAGCAACAGTTTTATCTATAATGAAAACGTACTGGCTGCATATATGTCATACAAGGGGAAATTCTCAGAGAAGCTAAGCTATCAGGTAGGTTTGAGAGGTGAGCACTCTGATATAAAGGGAAATTCTGTTACCCTGAACCAAGTGAACAAGCAGAGTTATTTCAATTTGTTTCCAAGTGCTTTCCTGCAACATAAAATCAGTGACAACTATCAGATTGTCTATAATGTAAACCGCAGAATCACAAGACCAAATTATAGACTATTGAATCCTTTTGTGTATTACATTGATCCACTTACTACAGAGAGGGGAAATCCAGGCCTAAAGCCTCAGTATTCAAACAACTTCGAAATGAACCATGTAGTGAAAGGAGTATATCAATTCACAATGGGCTATAGCGAGACTGAAGATGCATTTATGCAGGTATTTCTACAGAATGAGGAGGAACGTACAACTACTACTTTCACGGATAACTTTGATAAAACCCGTAATGCAAATTTCAGAGCGATTATTCCTGTGGATATCAAAGAGTGGTGGGCTACTTCCAATATGGTACAGGTGA contains:
- a CDS encoding superoxide dismutase — protein: MAFELPSLPYATTALEPHIDAKTMEIHHGKHHNGYVTNLNNAIAGTDLESKSLEELLQVAGSNTAVRNNGGGHYNHSLFWKIMSPTGGGAPTGDLSNAINAKFGNFDAFKEVFNKAAATRFGSGWAWLILTAAGTLEVVSTANQDNPLMDVAEIKGTPIIGLDVWEHAYYLNYQNLRPSYIAAFWNVINWDQANTNYSEALKK
- a CDS encoding outer membrane beta-barrel protein, yielding MKTTYLLFLTFLTYLLGVSTLAAKDVSRIFGKITDQNEQPVPYANVALIDTNSGNLVDGAVSDENGNFLIESTKTAKVKLVISSIGFSQFESEAFQLASGLIKDFGAISIEDEMTGLDEVTVKSSRPEIIIEPDKTTINVEGTVMAEGSSALDVIGRSPGIYVDQDGIINLNGRTGATVMINDRLTYMSATDLANFLRAMPAENIKSIEVINNPSARFDAEGSAGVINIKLKKNTVDGMFGNIQVGSLYNGQWLPTSGVSLNVKKGKWSTNANLNYNHWGNFNDLEINRNFTLPEGVSNFFQDSRITTRNKNLFFNGATNYEINENQNLALNVQISGSNDSNKSNSMTTINTPGVADVSYLDSRNNSDGNGDRIFANLHYDAKLDTLGTKVSADVDFTKMNSDSESMLTNMQWTGEEMNNTFDYNILTLNDMYYTIFTAKTDFVKPVGKGNTIEAGLKGSWVKSDNNLYLSRSEEDGPFVPDPSSNSFIYNENVLAAYMSYKGKFSEKLSYQVGLRGEHSDIKGNSVTLNQVNKQSYFNLFPSAFLQHKISDNYQIVYNVNRRITRPNYRLLNPFVYYIDPLTTERGNPGLKPQYSNNFEMNHVVKGVYQFTMGYSETEDAFMQVFLQNEEERTTTTFTDNFDKTRNANFRAIIPVDIKEWWATSNMVQVNYNRNKSQIGDDFLDNSNTSFMVRSQHNLTLPLGFKAEVMGIYLGPQIWGQGEIKGFGWVDAGVTKSIMKDKITLSVNGTDIFRTQVIKANIDFADIDTSFRQYRSNQGVRFTLKYNFSKGESFRVKSSSGSSEERNRLD